From the Pomacea canaliculata isolate SZHN2017 linkage group LG4, ASM307304v1, whole genome shotgun sequence genome, one window contains:
- the LOC112562819 gene encoding uncharacterized protein LOC112562819, with amino-acid sequence MGWKASSLLVILAVLAALVSTNGDALNKSCADGSGIIIPHGQTFMPNVNDPCHICKCDNSFPILCHTAVCSPPPGCVRIEQIPKECCQYHCYDADGNNLKQPDKNVSATDDGSSAGGEDSITNLSLRLVASTVTSFLVLALLLFMVHRLRQRRLMLAMRRFEAHARQHHGNDDVDPYIPAAFLQIECPPYEDPPPPYSPPKPPHILAEDAPPPYQEIEPDSGSTDQLPLDSNANIFNNNNNNDQSCSNHGAGGSTTPMIDSQDACHGDLVWTNRMEEGRSEAVNSAQGPSSTCAQNVTSPADFPFFGMGAAVENSAGNSNPTRLSLLDIKHPTGTNFDQPYAMLQEFTDVDPVSVGQPRPCSAVDVGSVVRNGGRQPGRSCSFSYALSPEQDWPVVAPVNPMSRSYHTSMMDSGVQTHGSYMASLSRRRSKPNSKDSSSCRQASCEDAKLAGTQRMITRPSLGGDSAMQQSHRLLQEELRQSLPPLQAGAGDEASCAAPAIHKSLTTRDQDQSAPPGNMFMPRSQSLNSNFSVCSETGEKRVPPCLEEGGASVLQSDSKYPEHSTPRHHLANISLVDLDRLNNACGRSFQSDFPYRNFNHQNDTATSVDSCAATKADSSYSVRNKLPAVCRQTSRKPVSHPPSQELRPSHFGSRTLPSKIKHKKISLVPLEKSRLSKSKKDKNKSRKKGSSEPQCHEHKEKPLQSVASGNPEDAETPEGWMLQGRVTDAPKGRHPPSLSPPVIKQYGFLENLPHAAPAQVVEDNFAEPSRYTEYGSDLWHGANVLVHPYHTLPSQTRLPNASAAGLRHLPLVEENGVHHGANTQHLKVRIRPQSAGPTVEAAFEPIAGLSQNCVPRRKVKSIRSKRSRQSYPAVEGDPSADRRMVACMDLNFVEPHQTSDRAPIVETDAAGLGLVLKRQAGDRGIGRGAHDYSDTLETHISSYV; translated from the exons GTGATGCATTGAACAAGTCCTGTGCAGATGGCAGTGGTATTATAATCCCTCATGGGCAAACTTTCATGCCCAATGTCAATGACCCCTGTCACATATGTAAGTGTGACAACAGTTTCCCCATTTTATGCCACACTGCAGTCTGCTCACCACCCCCAGGTTGTGTGCGCATCGAACAGATTCCAAAAGAGTGTTGCCAGTACCATTGCTATGATGCTGATGGCAATAACTTAAAGCAGCCTGACAAGAATGTCAGTGCCACAGATGATGGCTCATCCGCAGGAG GTGAGGATAGCATCACCAATCTTTCACTGCGACTGGTGGCCAGCACTGTTACATCTTTCCTTGTTCTTGCTTTGCTTCTTTTCATGGTCCACCGACTTCGTCAGCGTCGACTCATGTTAGCAATGCGCC GCTTTGAGGCTCATGCCAGGCAGCATCATGGGAATGATGATGTTGATCCTTACATCCCCGCTGCCTTCCTGCAGATTGAGTGCCCCCCATATGAggacccaccaccaccatactCTCCTCCTAAACCACCTCATATTCTTGCAGAGGATGCACCACCCCCATACCAGGAGATTGAACCAGATAGTGGTTCTACTGATCAACTACCACTTGATTCCAATGCCAATATatttaacaacaataataataatgatcagtCGTGTAGCAACCACGGTGCTGGTGGGAGCACTACTCCTATGATAGATTCTCAGGATGCCTGCCACGGTGATCTGGTGTGGACAAACCGTATGGAAGAAGGTAGATCAGAAGCAGTGAATAGTGCTCAGGGACCCAGCTCTACCTGTGCACAGAATGTTACTTCCCCGGCAGATTTCCCCTTCTTTGGCATGGGAGCAGCAGTAGAAAACAGTGCAGGAAACTCCAACCCAACCAGACTGTCCTTGCTTGACATAAAACACCCAACTGGGACTAACTTTGACCAGCCATATGCCATGTTGCaagaattcactgatgtagaccCAGTTAGTGTTGGACAGCCACGGCCCTGCAGTGCAGTGGATGTTGGGAGTGTAGTGAGAAATGGCGGGCGCCAGCCAGGGCGTAGCTGCAGCTTTTCTTATGCACTTTCTCCTGAGCAAGACTGGCCTGTTGTGGCCCCTGTGAACCCTATGTCCCGCAGTTATCACACTTCCATGATGGACAGTGGGGTACAGACACATGGCAGTTACATGGCCTCCTTGTCACGCCGTCGATCTAAGCCTAACAGCAAGGATTCATCATCCTGCAGACAGGCCTCTTGCGAGGATGCTAAACTGGCTGGGACCCAGCGAATGATCACACGACCCAGCTTGGGAGGTGATAGCGCCATGCAACAGAGTCACCGGCTGCTGCAGGAGGAACTGAGACAGAGTCTTCCTCCACTGCAGGCTGGAGCTGGGGACGAGGCTTCCTGTGCTGCACCTGCCATTCACAAAAGTTTAACCACTCGTGATCAGGATCAGAGTGCTCCTCCAGGGAACATGTTTATGCCTCGGTCCCAGTCCTTGAATTCAAACTTTTCTGTGTGCTCCGAGACGGGGGAAAAACGTGTGCCCCCTTGTTTAGAAGAAGGGGGAGCATCTGTTCTTCAGAGTGATTCCAAATATCCTGAGCACTCCACACCCAGACATCACTTGGCTAACATCAGCTTGGTGGATCTGGATAGACTCAACAATGCGTGTGGCAGAAGTTTTCAGAGTGACTTCCCTTACCGGAACTTTAATCATCAAAATGACACTGCAACCTCTGTGGATAGCTGTGCTGCAACAAAAGCAGACTCTTCTTATagtgtaagaaacaaactgCCAGCGGTATGCAGACAGACCTCGCGTAAACCAGTCAGTCATCCTCCAAGCCAAGAGCTGCGACCTAGCCACTTTGGCAGCCGGACTCTTCCCTCCAAAATCAAGCACAAAAAGATAAGTCTTGTGCCTTTAGAGAAATCACGGTTGTCcaaatcaaagaaagataagaacAAGAGCAGGAAAAAGGGATCCTCAGAGCCACAGTGTCAtgaacacaaagagaaaccactGCAAAGTGTTGCTTCAGGTAACCCCGAAGACGCTGAGACACCTGAAGGGTGGATGCTTCAAGGGAGAGTAACTGATGCTCCCAAAGGTCGTCACCCACCTTCGCTATCCCCTCCTGTGATCAAGCAGTATGGGTTCCTAGAGAACCTACCCCATGCTGCCCCAGCTCAGGTTGTGGAGGACAATTTTGCCGAGCCAAGCCGATACACTGAATATGGGAGTGACTTGTGGCATGGTGCAAATGTCTTAGTACACCCATATCACACCCTGCCATCCCAGACAAGGCTTCCCAATGCTTCAGCTGCTGGACTTCGCCACCTACCATTGGTAGAAGAGAATGGCGTGCACCATGGTGCCAACACCCAACATCTGAAGGTCAGAATTCGGCCCCAGTCTGCAGGTCCTACAGTAGAAGCAGCCTTTGAGCCCATCGCAGGTTTGTCACAGAACTGTGTGCCAAGGCGTAAAGTGAAAAGCATTCGCTCCAAAAGAAGTCGGCAGTCCTACCCAGCTGTGGAAGGGGATCCTAGTGCAGACAGGAGGATGGTAGCATGTATGGATCTCAACTTTGTGGAACCTCATCAGACAAGTGACCGGGCCCCAATAGTAGAAACTGATGCAGCAGGTCTTGGCTTGGTGCTGAAGAGACAAGCAGGAGACCGCGGTATCGGCAGAGGGGCTCATGACTATTCCGATACACTAGAGACTCATATAAGTAGCTATGTCTAG
- the LOC112562821 gene encoding calpain-9-like, producing MGCGSSSQSEAEPQKPRLLVERAESVDRHGNGSVPSARKNGGIVNNNVPKTALTHLRAVEDEELHISNPDDVQLILDNLQDGELFCDPDFTPGYSALFCTAGHSDGGIMWLRPQELLEEGQIPELMVDGVTRDDIKQGILGDCWFLSSCAAVSQNEACMRKVLPSNQKLCGENYKGVVCFNFWRFGEWRPVHIDDRLPCIDKKLIYGHSSDPREYWVALIEKAYAKLHGSYEAVEGGITMDALVDLTGGLAERYDVKEYDPTIYHLILHAHRSGAFIACAKKGDWRTSMNAEGNGLVPGHAYTVTGVTKIQHEMGEEKLLRLRNPWGDSTEWRGSWSDNDVNWQWVDEATKQKIQVDSRDDGEFWIAFRDFCHHFQEVTICLLGPDFDGDGVSDAVGHMETIIGEWVIGESAGGSRNNLEMFATNPQFLLTLREADKFNFETDDAEFEGKCIIVISLMQEIKQTLRRSRPKSLQIGFSIYKTNTPERKLPSRHFRYNPDCGKNGVYINFREVSGRFELEPGTYIIIPSTFHPNYAATFMLRVFGEKPFSLSGPLPP from the exons ATGGGTTGCGGAAGTAGTTCGCAGTCTGAAGCAGAACCACAGAAGCCGAGGCTCCTTGTCGAGCGCGCAGAGTCTGTTGATCGTCATGGAAATGGCAGCGTACCTTCTGCAAGGAAAAATGGCGGTATTGTCAACAATAATGTCCCAAAAACAGCACTAACACACCTACGAGCAGTCGAGGATGAAGAGTTACACATTTCC AATCCAGATGATGTTCAGCTAATATTGGACAACCTTCAAGACGGTGAGCTCTTCTGCGACCCAGACTTTACCCCAGGTTACTCAGCACTTTTCTGCACAGCTGGTCACAGTGATGGTGGTATCATGTGGCTTAGACCTCAG GAGCTTCTAGAGGAAGGACAAATTCCAGAATTGATGGTGGATGGAGTGACACGAGATGACATAAAGCAGGGCATTCTGGGAGATTGCTGGTTTCTTTCTTCGTGTGCTGCAGTTTCACAAAATGAGGCATGCATGAGGAAG gTTCTACCCAGTAATCAAAAATTGTGTGGTGAGAACTATAAGGGTGTTGTGTGCTTTAATTTTTGGCGGTTTGGAGAGTGGCGCCCAGTGCATATTGATGACCGTCTACCATGTATAGACAAGAAGCTCATTTATGGACATAGCAGTGACCCCAGAGAGTATTGGGTAGCACTTATCGAGAAAGCTTATGCAAA GCTTCATGGAAGTTATGAGGCTGTTGAAGGTGGTATAACAATGGATGCCCTGGTAGACTTGACTGGAGGCTTAGCAGAGCGATATGATGTCAAAGAATATGACCCTACCATATATCATCTTATTCTTCATGCTCATAGATCTGGTGCTTTCATTGCCTGTGCCAAAAAG GGTGATTGGAGAACCAGCATGAATGCTGAGGGAAATGGACTAGTACCTGGACATGCCTACACTGTCACAGGTGTTACAAAG ATTCAACATGAGATGGGAGAAGAAAAGTTGCTGCGCTTACGGAATCCATGGGGAGACTCGACCGAGTGGAGAGGGTCGTGGAGTGATAA CGATGTTAACTGGCAGTGGGTGGATGAGGCAACAAAGCAGAAGATTCAGGTGGACTCCCGTGATGATGGAGAGTTTTGGATAGCATTCCGGGACTTTTGCCACCATTTTCAGGAAGTGACCATCTGTTTGTTGGGTCCAGACTTTGATGGCGATGGTGTTTCTGATGCTGTGG GTCACATGGAGACCATTATTGGGGAATGGGTGATTGGAGAGTCTGCTGGAGGTTCAAGAAACAACTTGGAGATGTTTGCCACTAACCCTCAGTTTCTGCTCACTCTGCGTGAAGCAG ACAAGTTCAACTTCGAAACTGATGATGCAGAATTTGAAGGCAAATGCATCATTGTTATATCCCTCAtgcaagaaataaagcaaacattGCGTCGATCCAGACCCAAGAGTCTGCAAATTGGTTTCAGCATCTACAAG ACAAATACACCAGAGAGGAAACTGCCATCTCGACACTTCCGATACAACCCAGATTGTGGAAAAAATGGTGTATACATCAATTTTCGTGAAGTCAGTGGGCGATTTGAGCTGGAACCTGGAACCTACATCATTATTCCATCCACATTTCACCCCAACTATGCTGCAACTTTCATGCTCAGGGTGTTTGGAGAAAAACCCTTCTCACTTTCAGG ACCTCTGCCACCCTGA
- the LOC112562824 gene encoding uncharacterized protein LOC112562824 — MPRQCAAVGCHEKNGLGTPFSFHSFPRDKALRKAWTLKVNRMDVKTKRLWQPKDCDVLCSKHFEPSCFPDKLRLANTFGFKFKADLVPGAIPTIFHHNEASRKRKQEILDQQSASVKRRHKKRVMSELLASLEGKELKDMRSLASTHCQDAQGLHDRSGVETSLPQVIYLVPLLVFNTAQQNMNGKISNFKRELETEEPIYEAQQQKECAKITIIKREALSDKREEFHEHHQTLNADVKKREVQNQEEQITKFEQQIDYVKNIKKELKIEQEEQLLNTFKYADFVSTINMKMECPIDND, encoded by the exons ATGCCACGTCAGTGTGCAGCAGTTGGGTGCCATGAAAAGAATGGACTGGGAACACCCTTCAGCTTTCACTCTTTTCCAAGGGATAAAGCCTTGAGGAAAGCATGGACCTTGAAAGTAAACCGTAtggatgtgaaaacaaaaagactttGGCAGCCGAAGGATTGTGACGTCTTGTGCTCTAAACACTTTGAACCTTCATGCTTCCCAGATAAGTTACGATTGGCTAATACATTTGGCTTCAAGTTCAAGGCAGATCTTGTACCTGGAGCAATACCAACAATATTCCACCATAATGAAGCATCTAGAAAACGAAAGCAAGAAATCTTAGACCAACAGTCAGCTTCAGTGAAACGCCGACATAAGAAACGG GTGATGAGCGAATTGCTGGCATCTTTAGAAGGAAAAGAGCTCAAAGATATGAGGAGTTTGGCTAGCACTCACTGCCAAGATGCGCAGGGATTACATGACCGATCTGGGGTGGAAACCAGTCTGCCACAAGTCATTTACCTTGTACCACTT CTGGTATTCAACACTGCACAACAGAATATGAATGGCAAGATTAGTAACTTTAAAAGGGAGCTGGAGACTGAAGAGCCGATTTATGAAGCTCAGCAGCAGAAAGAGTGTGCCAAGATAACGATAATCAAAAGAGAAGCACTATCTGACAAGAGAGAGGAATTTCATGAACATCATCAAACTTTAAATGCCGATGTCAAAAAAAGGGAGGTGCAGAACCAAGAGgaacaaattacaaaatttgAACAGCAGATAGACTATgtgaagaacataaaaaaagaattgaagATTGAACAAGAGGAGCAGCTTCTGAACACTTTTAAATATGCAGACTTTGTAAGTACCATAAACATGAAAATGGAGTGTCCGATTGACAATGATTAA
- the LOC112561476 gene encoding INO80 complex subunit B-like, with the protein MRRDIRATWHQQQESKVRLTGGQIANNNRLPKLTAALKITNCLKIILQWIASHCGIEGNDQADRMAKLGAEARQDENKKGKMGKRKETQATNEDDPTTDPLHRKHKKHKKKHKHRRSELEEPGAGSPEVTSPKTSIKLRLKIGGETLGTKNVTSIDPASRSSYEDTQDDAIINVTDDQWDSSSGFGGQGEGSGSQKKFEGSSDEEQAWLDALEAGELDDYGEIPKTRDPSLLTVRQRALLHGHQVELQQLPSGYKTVELTEEQLQRRQQRAKKRRQQAHEKREKDKKQTLERLLKKQETKSKGPKGRGSKRTNIPRVRYLNNMDGISVSIPQGYPFPFPAKVAALPKPPVLCGVEGCTNVKLYTCSKTKVPLCSLKCYQKNLTKAEAAGQNVHNAEFPLAAT; encoded by the exons ATGAGACGGGACATCCGGGCTACGTGG catcagcagcaggagAGCAAGGTCAGACTCACAGGTGGTCAAATCGCCAACAATAACCGGCTACCTAAGCTGACAGCAGCATTGAAAATTACTAATTGCCTAAAAATTATACTGCAGTGGATAGCTTCACACTGTGGTATTGAAGGCAATGACCAGGCTGACAGAATGGCAAAATTAGGAGCTGAAGCAAGGCAGGACGAAAACAAG aaaggGAAAATGGGCAAACGTAAAGAAACACAAGCTACAAACGAGGATGACCCAACCACAG aTCCACTGCACAGAAAGCACAAGAAGCATAAAAAGAAGCACAAACATCGGCGATCAGAACTAGAGGAACCAGGTGCAGGTTCTCCAGAAGTGACTTCTCCTAAAACCTCTATCAAACTCAGACTGAAAATTGGTGGAGAGACGCTTGGAACCAAAAA CGTTACTTCAATTGATCCAGCATCCAGATCTAGTTATGAAGACACACAGGATGATGCTATCATCAATGTCACAGATGACCAGTGGGATT CTTCTTCTGGGTTTGGTGGCCAAGGAGAAGGATCAGGAAGCCAGAAAAAATTTGAAGGCAGTTCTGATGAAGAACAGGCATGGCTGGATGCACTGGAAGCAGGAGAGCTAGACGACTATGGGGAGATTCCCAAGACACGTGATCCAAGCCTTCTTACAGTGCGACAG AGGGCACTTTTGCATGGCCATCAGGTGGAGCTGCAGCAACTTCCATCAG GTTACAAGACAGTAGAGCTGACAGAAGAACAGTTACAGCGACGGCAACAACGTGCAAAGAAACGACGTCAGCAAGCTCAtgagaagagggaaaaagaCAAA AAACAAACATTGGAAAGACTGctgaaaaaacaagaaacaaagagtAAAGGACCCAAG GGTCGGGGGTCAAAACGAACCAATATCCCACGCGTGCGATATCTGAACAACATGGATGGAATTTCTGTATCGATTCCACAAGGATATCCCTTTCCATTTCCAGCCAAAGTAGCAGC gttACCTAAACCACCAGTTTTGTGTGGAGTGGAGGGTTGCACGAACGTCAAATTGTACACCTGCTCCAAGACCAAAGTGCCACTTTGTAGTTTAAAATGCTAccaaaaaaatctgacaaaggCAGAGGCAGCAGGACAAAATGTTCACAACGCAGAATTTCCTCTTGCAGCCACATAA
- the LOC112562826 gene encoding TLC domain-containing protein 2-like, producing the protein LSGKVVYLLVVANGHGFVKDVWQEIWPESSIDAKGGYIIILLSALMFHLSGLLSSRLHPSAAINSPWRWKNISISFLHSLISGPWAVLCFHKTPKMAEDLISTYSSFSYVLVSVSVGYFLYDMLDMIVCQRTWQSLELVGHHIVVIACYMVAVTTKLYVGYAVVGLLVELNSIFLHLRQLMQICGFAKTSACYRLNSLLNLGTFIVFRILLLAWMTRWIVINRDFVPLIFYSLGSVGLAIMTMMNIILFYRLLRSDFFNRKDKISKT; encoded by the exons TTAAGTGGAAAAGTTGTTTACCTACTCGTGGTCGCAAACGGACATGGATTCGTCAAAGACGTGTGGCAGGAAATTTGGCCGGAGTCATCCATCGATGCTAAGGGAGGTTATATCATCATTTTGCTGTCAGCTCTGATGTTTCATTTATCTGGCTTGCTTTCCTCCAGACTTCATCCGTCGGCTGCTATAAACTCACCGTGGCGATGGAAAAATATCAGCATTTCATTTCTGCATTCTCTAATCAGCGGTCCATGGGCAGTGTTATG TTTCCACAAAACTCCAAAGATGGCAGAAGATCTAATATCAACGTATTCTTCGTTTTCCTACGTTTTGGTATCAGTTTCTGTAG GTTACTTCTTGTATGACATGCTGGATATGATAGTGTGTCAAAGGACTTGGCAATCATTGGAACTTGTAGGACATCATATTGTG GTCATTGCATGCTACATGGTGGCAGTGACAACAAAGCTGTATGTAGGGTATGCAGTAGTTGGCCTGCTTGTAGAGTTAAACTCTATTTTCCTTCATCTGCGACAGCTTATGCAGATATGTGGTTTTGCAAAGACAAGTGCATGCTACCGTCTCAACAGCTTACTTAACCTGG GGACATTCATAGTTTTCCGCATCTTGCTTCTTGCATGGATGACCAGGTGGATTGTGATAAACCGTGACTTTGTTCCACTGATCTTTTACTCCCTTGGCAGTGTGGGATTGGCCATTATGACCATGATGAACATCATCCTATTTTATCGCCTTCTGcgtagtgatttttttaataggaaGGACAAGATTTCAAAAACATAA